The Niallia alba genome includes a window with the following:
- a CDS encoding ABC transporter ATP-binding protein has protein sequence MIQFNEVTKTFQDGFKALKNISFQVNEGELLVLIGPSGSGKTTTMRMINRLIEPSSGSITIEGKDISTEDPVKLRRTIGYVIQQIGLLPHMTIKDNVSLVPRLQKWKKEQYMDKINDLMKMVGLDPDTFGDRYPSELSGGQQQRIGVIRALAAEPKIILMDEPFSALDPISREQLQDELVRLQQDIKKTIVFVTHDMDEALKIADRICIMQDGEIVQLDRPENILRHPANEFVRSFIGEDRLQENISLPKLTKLMVTPVTAGQSRGLAESLKLMRRKRVDSLVVVDKSNTFLGIANVWEVQKRYKEEELTLQDIMDTNIKTLNVEEPTEKAFQLVNESQYGFIPVVNQESKIVGIVNRASLVEYIADQIGE, from the coding sequence TTGATTCAATTTAATGAAGTTACTAAAACGTTTCAAGATGGATTTAAAGCACTTAAAAACATTTCATTTCAGGTGAATGAAGGGGAATTACTTGTTCTAATTGGACCAAGTGGTTCAGGTAAAACAACTACTATGAGGATGATCAATCGACTTATAGAACCTTCCAGTGGTTCCATTACCATTGAAGGAAAGGATATTTCCACTGAGGATCCAGTAAAACTCCGCAGAACTATTGGCTACGTCATTCAGCAAATAGGTTTGTTACCCCACATGACCATTAAAGACAACGTATCGCTCGTTCCTCGACTTCAAAAATGGAAAAAAGAACAATACATGGACAAAATTAATGATTTAATGAAAATGGTTGGGCTAGATCCAGATACTTTCGGTGATCGTTACCCTTCCGAATTAAGTGGTGGACAGCAACAAAGAATTGGAGTTATTAGAGCCCTTGCTGCTGAGCCAAAAATAATTTTGATGGATGAACCTTTCAGTGCCTTGGATCCTATCAGTCGTGAACAACTGCAGGATGAATTAGTCCGACTACAGCAGGATATTAAAAAGACAATTGTATTTGTTACACATGATATGGATGAAGCGCTTAAAATAGCTGACCGTATTTGTATTATGCAGGATGGAGAAATTGTGCAATTAGATCGTCCAGAAAATATATTACGGCATCCAGCCAATGAATTTGTTCGCAGTTTTATTGGAGAAGACCGTTTACAAGAAAACATTTCTTTACCTAAATTAACAAAATTAATGGTAACACCTGTCACAGCTGGTCAGTCTCGAGGTCTTGCTGAATCGTTAAAGTTAATGAGAAGAAAACGTGTGGATAGCCTTGTTGTCGTAGACAAATCCAATACTTTTCTCGGTATAGCGAATGTTTGGGAGGTACAAAAACGATATAAAGAAGAAGAATTAACCTTACAAGATATAATGGACACCAATATAAAGACGCTGAATGTAGAAGAACCGACAGAAAAAGCTTTTCAACTTGTCAATGAATCCCAATACGGCTTTATTCCAGTAGTTAATCAGGAATCTAAAATTGTCGGTATTGTCAACCGTGCAAGCCTTGTTGAATATATAGCCGATCAAATTGGAGAATAA